The Candidatus Aminicenantes bacterium genome includes a region encoding these proteins:
- the rplO gene encoding 50S ribosomal protein L15: MNLSTLKPAKGSSKNRKRVGRGPGSGLGKTSGKGSKGQKATAGYSRKRGFEGGQMPLHRRIPKRGFTNIFRIVYAEINLDRLAALTGTEIGPAEMAAARLIGSASERVKVLGRGEFGRALTVRAHKFSASAKAKIEKAGGQAVVLEV, from the coding sequence ATGAACCTCAGCACGCTCAAACCCGCCAAAGGCTCCAGCAAGAATAGGAAACGGGTCGGCCGCGGCCCCGGCTCCGGGCTCGGCAAAACTTCGGGCAAAGGCAGCAAGGGCCAGAAGGCCACCGCCGGGTACTCCCGCAAGCGCGGCTTCGAAGGCGGCCAGATGCCGCTCCACCGCCGCATTCCCAAGCGGGGTTTCACCAACATCTTCCGGATCGTTTACGCCGAGATCAACCTGGACCGCCTGGCGGCCCTGACCGGAACCGAGATCGGCCCGGCCGAGATGGCCGCCGCCCGCCTGATCGGGTCGGCCTCCGAGCGGGTCAAGGTCCTCGGCCGCGGTGAATTCGGGCGGGCCCTGACCGTGCGGGCCCACAAGTTTTCCGCCTCGGCCAAGGCCAAGATCGAGAAAGCCGGCGGCCAAGCCGTGGTCCTCGAGGTCTGA
- the rpmD gene encoding 50S ribosomal protein L30, whose product MSPANELKIKLVRSLVGYPQTQRKVAWGLGLRKPNAVVVRPDNPGIRGMVRKIPHLVEVEMVKK is encoded by the coding sequence ACGAACTCAAGATCAAACTGGTGCGCAGCCTGGTCGGCTACCCCCAAACTCAGCGCAAGGTGGCTTGGGGCCTCGGTCTGCGCAAGCCCAACGCCGTGGTCGTCCGGCCCGACAATCCCGGAATCCGGGGCATGGTCCGGAAGATCCCGCACTTGGTCGAAGTGGAGATGGTCAAGAAATGA